Within the Platichthys flesus chromosome 8, fPlaFle2.1, whole genome shotgun sequence genome, the region ttagaaaatgtgtttttaggaTAATGTATTTCTTGACCTTTGAGACTTCAAAAGTCAATTATCTGAAAAGACCCTCTGAAGCAATATTCCCTccaagtttggtgaaaatctATCTGTTATTTTGTCCAAGCACACCCACATGctggcacatacacacacgaacACAAACAATACCCCTCCAGCTACACCAACACACAGTGTAATGACATGACTCATTTCTGAAAATTGTTcacataattttttttcagaGAGTAAGTGCAGTGCAATCAAGATAAGGACACTGGATTTAATGGGATCCAAAAATCTGAACATCAAAACATATTCTAACAATGTCAACAGAGTTTACCTTCAATGGGGATATGTACAAATTTATACAGTATGCAGGACCCATTGTGTGCATTATATCAATACACTCAAGATTATAGATAGGTTTTTTTAAGGCCTCAAAACAAGAGAATAATAAGATACTTTGATCCACATTTTATAAGGGCGGCAATTTTTCTGGGAAATATGTGATTATGATTACGATGCTAATATTCAGGCTGTAATCTTTAACTGTATACCAGACACTGTTACTCTTTCATAGTGGTAAGAGGTATGGTACAGGTTTTGTTTGAGTGGAAGCATGTGTTTATGGATTTTATTGTATAAGCAATTAGTGTTTTGAGGCAGTTTTAGGAggtaaaaatagaaacatacaaacatacatcgGTACTAAAATGCAGTCACAGCTGTAAACAAACTTGACCAGCACTGTCAGCCAGGAATCATGCTACTTAACCAGCACATTGACATTCATCAATGGTGAGGTAAGGTGAACATCAACAGGTTCAGCTGCActtcctgcagcagtttgtgttggGTCCAGATTTGGAGCCGAACCATAGAGGTCAACATCTTCAGTTAAATGCCAAAACAATAGCATCTTCTTACACATCAGCATTGCATGTTTCACCTGACAGCTTTAGTTTACCTCAAAGAAATGTGACGCATATGTGTGAATCAGCCAGTACGCGACCTCTACTTGCCTGTTACTGTTGAAGCGGTGTAGAGGATCTGTTCTGTGACATGATGAGAGCTGACATCCAAAGTCACTGACGTCCAGGGTTCCCACATCACTGAGGTTGGCTCtttgggagaggagagggaacgGCTCCTCCGGGGCCAAAAACTTCTCATACAGTGATTCAGACATGGTCAGATGCACCTGACACAGAAAGATAAACATCAGACACAAATAAAAGGGAAACTTTCAATACAGTCACGGCCTCAATTACTACATTAAAGCTGATGACTTGGGGACTCTactcattattatttttcacaaaatTAGGTTCAGGTTCTAAACACATGTTTGTTATGGACACATGACAAACTGGTAATATTTTAGATTTTGGTTTTGAGACAGGTGTCCACAAACATTAGCAAGCTAAATGACCATGAATGACTGATACGCTACAGGGTGGAGAAATAAGCGTTACATGgacaacatgaatattaaactgTGTTAATAATGATGTGCTCCTCATCTAGCTGTCTGAAAGCTTCCTGAGAATTTTTCTGATTTCACATATATCCCTATAAAGGAGATGTGGAAAATATTCAGGcaaaacacagaacacagcTCTATCTGTCACAATTGTGTAATAAACTTTTAATGAACTTTTAAACCTCTTTATTTGGAGTTTATTTTCGAATAATTCGCACATAAATCAGTTTCTGATCACTTTGGTCAAAACGATACATTTACAAACAAgaacaaactgctctaaatccTTATCAAACTATAAAAACGAAATGAACTTCAATGGACTCGCCTTTCATGtgtaagtttgtttttgtttcatcaaaTATATTATGATCAACAGCTAACAGTTAATTAACAATTTGAGAGGTCATTGTTGTTGATATGTCTTGCGGACGCTTAATTATAATCCCtgataatattaaataaacgGAGTTAATGATGATTGTTTACACAACCCTTGAATATGACCCATGTTAAATGTATCGCTCATGTAGCTTGATTGTTGAAACCTTTtttgaaagttgtttttaataGAAGCTCTCTCTTGTCCGATTAAGTTCGGTTACACTGTAAATTACAGGTTCTCGTATTCAGTAAAAACAAATAGTTAGCTCggcaaaaaccaaaacaacacacgCTAACAGCGTTAGCTCGATGCTAGTGCTACAGACGTCCACGTAGCGTTTACCGGTTCATAGAACGACGTCGAACTAATCTTTTCTACGCGCTAACAAACCTCTGCGGTGTGAACACACGTTGGGGGCGGACCGAAGAGGCTGCGAGTGTTTATAACAACCTACCCTATGTCGTTCAGAGTGAGAACATCTCCGCTGCCTCCATTTGCAAATCCTTTCTCTTCTGTCGCTGATCGGAGCCGTCACCGCGAGACTCCCGGGAGCGAGCGAGGCGCGCGTCATGTGACCTGGAGGCGGAAGCTGTCACATAAACAGAAGAGTAGCAGAAAAGGAGGatagctcttcttcttcttctgtaaaTGTAGCGTTTATTCCCCctgttttttgtgtgaattGTACACTAGTGTGTGCTTAGTCATGGCCTCCAGAGACACCAGCTTTCTAGGAGGCAGGATACCACCGGAAATTGAGTCTATGTCGAAAAGCCTGAAGGATGTGGACCACGAAACGTTCAGAAGAATTTTGAAAGGTATGTGCTAATCGTCTGTCTCTAATGTTACATTATCACACACTGCATACTTTAGATACAGATAGCATGTCTCTggaaatatgtataaatatatagtgtATAATCAACTGACCTTTAATTAGTTGCAACCTTTACTGCTAATCTGTGATATGTGTATTGGTTAGGGTAACAGATAGCTACGTGGAGGAGATTGGTGACTGGGAGAACCTTTAAACAACGTGTCTGTGAATATAATGTTCCCTGCAGCTGTGGTCAGTGCCCTGGAGGGGAAGGACAGCAGGGATGTGATGAAGGCGATAGCAGAGAGCAGCACCGTTCCACAGGAGAGACTCAGCCACATCATAGCTGGCATGTACCGAGTGCTGTCCGAGGCCATCCGCATCCCCACAGCATCCCTCAAACAGGAGGTAACCGCTGCCAGGCCATCACTGCAAATCACAGTCTGCAACAAACTGACAGTAAACCACCCAAATCCTGGTGTTTGCAGCTGAATTCATCCATTTTGTTCTCACTAATACAATATATGACTGGTGTCCTGTTATTACACAGCATACTAATAAGCAGGGGTAGAATATTGTCCTACATGGGGACCCTGATAAAATAAAGTGTAGTGAAAAACGTTATTGTGCATACGTACTATTAATGGACACCATACTTTTTCTCTAAACATATTTTGGCATGTTACAGTGAGAGAAGTACTGgcctaaaataataaaatgaaggaTGGATAAATGGTTTCCAGGCTCCTGCTATCACGTCTTAAACCACTCTACATGCTACATAAGGCATATGTCCTCCATCAGTGTTGATGCAAATCATGACGTCTGATGAAGTGTCCAAAACTGAGCACATGACTGCAGATACAGCTTTGATGCAGTCAGTGCTGACACTGCACCTGATGTTGTTCCTTAGCACTTTTATAgaactagggttgcaaaattccgggaatattcaaagttagAAACTTTCCATGGTAATGGGAATATTCGGGATttaacaggaataaactggaatttgtgtgggtaatttatactaactgtatttatcttgtcatatacagatataaatataaacattttgttgtgCCAGTAATATCATCAAAACTTACCTGACAAGTCCTTGGGCTAATGCAGTAGTGTGGCATCAATaaccctgctgtagtgtgcaggatgctgggaattatctgtgcatgtgatggaggaATGCACTGCACATGGAAGAATGCACAgagcatgtgatggagaaatgcacagtgcatggttgaaattcaacgtgctgCATTTCATCCATCCTTacaatagagttttgaatgacgCTTTTATTGCTCCGTGTTTAATTTGCGGTAAAAGAATAAATCCCAAGCTTAACTTTGCATGTAAAAAGTTTcgggacattttccagacattttccgcCCATTTGCAACCCTAAATAGAACAGatgtgaataaatacatatacaaatTGCAGGTGGTACACCtacagaaaacatgttttctcttcCTAAAGTTTAGTTGACAGTGTGATTTCATAGTTGCAGTTTGATTCATGCACATTTATTGACATATTTCAaaattgtctgtttttatagtaaagtatatacttttttttatgtgctgGCTACAAAAATACTTCatgataacaaaaataatacgAGACACACAACATATACCATAAGGATATAGTGTGGAATGAAGACACAGCTgtaaaaaactttattaaaagcCTTAGCTGCCCTTGGTTTATCTGCCTATAAACTACATTAAAGCTGAATAAACAGACCTTATAAACTCTCAACATAGAAAATCCAACAGTTTCTGCTTTGTCCCTGTTTAGGCCTTCAAAGACGATCTCAGAGAATTAAGGTAAGGCTTTTCATGTTTGTATGACACGCTCGCTCAGTGTTTTGATTATCACTCATGTACACAAATAACCCAATGGCAGCCTTGAATGGtaaagttgttgtttgtatttctgtcaATTAGGATACCTGAAGACTTTATCACAGATTTCTCCAGTGTGGTGTTTGGAAATCGGTATGTTGAACTTAAACAATTTAACACATGGTTATTGTGTTATCTTCCCACAGAACTCAATAAACTATTAATGCAGTAAtggggaaataaatgttttgtatttttatcatTACACGAATGACCTCTGTCACATCATATTGACATCAGATATTGGTCCAGGAATATCtgaactgctgctgttgttgaggcGTTCAGATGCCATTGATGGAGATGTTATGATTCCCATCTCTCTTTGTATTTGTAGACGTGCAGCTCTAGAGGCAGCGACCTCCCAGAATGATCCTCACCTACCCACGATAGAAAACTTTAAATGGAGAGTGGATGTTGCCATTTCTACAAGGTAATATACTGAGGTGGAGAGAAACACCGTATACTGAGAAATGTATTCATAACAATTGTCATAACCTGCTCAGCAAGATGTTCAAGAGGCCGCTGTTATTCTGAATAACTTTGAATGACCTAATAATAAGTTGTTGGAAGTtattctatttgtgtgtgtttttataatcaGTTCTACAGAGGATGAGTTCTCTTAGTTAATTCTattgaaaatcaaacaaatttAACATATGAAATCTTAGAGAACTTGAAACACCTTTTTACTGTCCAGTTTTATTGTTTGAATTttagaagattaaaaaaaagagtagTAGAAGATTTGTTCTCAGTGTAATGAAGttaatgtttttctgtctctccagctCTTTATCCAGGGCTCTGCAGCCTTCTGTACTGATGCAGATGAAACTGTCAGACGGGAGTTTAAGTCGCTTTGAGGTACATAAACTAATGATGTGACTCTTTACATGAATATTCCTCCTGTTTTCATTGTCCATTTATGCAAGACGTTTCTGGATACTCAGACCTTTTTAAAGAAGGCCAATGTATAGAAGCTTGATCGACCAAGGAAAAGAGTGAGGAGAACAAGTTAACTCCGTGAAATGAATGACTTCACCATTTCCAAGGGTTCATTCATCGTAGACTGTATATAACCCTTTACCACACCTCAGTACTACATGCACAACATGTTTATTCTTCATGGAACCACATCACAACTTTACATGTGTGAAGCTTCCATTGGTCACCTAATTAAACCACATTTGACCTTAGTCATGCTGACTACTCTCAAACCAGTTGACCCACTTTGAGAAGACTTTTGCAACTTATTGGCACTGAGACCTGTGAAAGCTGGTAACCTCCTTTCCCCTCCCtgcttctccctccctctctctccctctccctgcttctccctcccactctctccctctccctccctctctctctgggggTTTCCACTACAACTGACATTGATTTTCCAGGCACTTGGATTTCCTTCATCTCAAACTCTCAGGTCTTAAAATCTGTGGATTTCAATGATTGTTAAATAGATTCCAGTTTGCATTAGAACTGTCATAAGTTGGACTTTCAGAAACCCATATGTATTTTGTAGATGGTCATTTTATCCCCCTGGTGAATGCTAGCCctgcactgcagtgtgtgtgtgtgtgtgtctgtgtgcatgtgttccaAGTTTATCTTCAGCCTGTTCAAAGAAAGATGTTGGTTACTAGCCAGTGGACCAATGTAGGTCAGTTTCATATATAACATAATAGGATCACattgaaaaaatgaattaacCTCTATAAACAGCAGCCTAACCTAGAACCTGTACTTCATAgattatatttgacattttttgacaAAAGTCTGTCTTTGATCATTTACTGTATCAAAAACAATAGCACCACCCATATAATTATAACATGTGTTACTTGTATAGTATCAATGCATCTGTACTTAGTTGGTGATGTGTGATGAAAGATGTTAATGTAAATGGTGAGCAGACAAAATAAATCGTCCACAAAATTAGTATAATATAGGCtccacagggggcgctgtacTCCTGCCACAATGGACTTGCCTTGTAATTGTAAAATAGAAGCATGATTAGACACTTAACTCTTTTCAAAGAAGGCTACTAATGTGGTCAAAAACAAGAGGGATGACTTCTACTACTGCTGTCATTGCACCTAGTGCTGCAGCTACGTAATCAGATCCCAGCGGGATTAGAAGATTAGGAGCAGCAACATCCGCTGTGCAGATTCTATCGATGGACTTTCTCTCGACCTGGTATGTGTCTCTCAGGATCTCTTCCGGAGGCTGAATAACCGATATGTTCTGCTATAATCACAAAAAACGGACAGAAGAGATCGCTGCTGCTCCTTTTAATGGTCTCACTTTTAAGATGTGTCACGaacacagatacaaacataAGATGACTGAATGACTCTCTAGAATGGCTGTCCTGTCATCGCCACTGAGTTGTCATAGAACTTTGCTTTCtcatcattataattattagttttaaatatataaagtaaatgAAATTTGTATAAAAAATAGATAATCAGAAACATAAGTAGTAGGAAAATCTGAATAACAGGAATATTTAGTAACAAATCAACTTTTATTaatatgtgatttttttgtctgaaaaggagaagaaagaagcaaCATGCTTGTCTTGTCCAACCTCAGCCAGCGTCACCCATTCCATCAGCTCATCTATGAAAGTGTAGAATTGCTATCTCTCTTTGTTAGGAATGGATAGTTAAGCCTCAAGTATGTATTCCttaatcacattgtgtccttacgtcttgccactggtgaaatacgcAGAAGAATTGGAGTGATGCCTCTCTGTCTGGttgcatctgagttagatatgaaagtccttTAATGTAGAAACTACAAGGTACTGCTGGTTGGTCcattatctataacctgaccttgggtactgcttgGAGAGAAGGGATTATGTGTGGAATGAGACCGGGTCTTTTCTCCTAATGGTGTACAGATGTAATGTGTGAGGTTGATAAAAAATTATTTCGCAGAAATCAAGTCTGATCTTTATGGCTCTTTTTTCTTAGCTGTACTTTTGCCATTCAACTGTTTTTGTGAGATTGacagtgatttgttttatttcccgtTCAGGTGCCTGTGTCTAAGTTCCAGGATCTCCGTTACAACGTGGCGTTGATTCTCAAAGAAATGAACAATCTGGAGAAAAGGAGCATTCTCCAAATCCAGGACTAATGCACCATGTGGGGGTTTTAGGAAATCAAACCATCTTTTCTACTTGACTATATTCTGAGATTTTATGGAAATTTactaaagacacacacacacccgcacacacacacacacacacacacacacacatatgctctGTTAGCGTTTGCATCCAACATACCTGACTGTCCGTGTCAGGGGATCAAAACAGCGCAGGTAGAATCGTCATCAGGCTGCACCACATGAATAACGAAGagactgttttgtgtgtttcaacCTGTGTGTAAAACATATCTATGGATCAGACtgtattgtttgtttacttgACTTTGGTTGTTATCACTTTAAATTTCCATTATTCAGTTTAGTCACCAGTTTATCTGAGACGGCTGCCAAGCTCCATTGTTTCTCGACACACGAGTGCAGCCAAGTGAAATCTTAGACCCTCTCACTTGGCCACTTAGACAGGCGTCATGTGATCCGCTCTTTTGCTTTAGACTGAAATTCGGTTCAGATGCTCCTGAACTTTGAGAACGAAGAAAGTGattatttgttcatgtttttttacccgggacagtaaaaaaaacactgttgtataaaaagtaaaattatgATGATTGTCCTGTTATTTCTTATGTGTTGTTCATGATAACATCAAGAATGTTTACATCTGTAACCACATTTACCTAATAAAATCGATCTGTTATTGTCTTTGCAAAGAACAGCTTATGTGCTTTTGACAGGGTGAATCGGCCTGACTTTGATCTTGATGTTCCCTATGGCACCACCCTCATGTTCACATTTGTGGTTCTGAATGCAATGTCGGATATCTGTATTTCCTCCATAACTGTAACTTCATACTTATGCACTTTTCCTCAAGCAGTATAGGACAATAGACAAGATTACAAAATTTGGAATCTGTAAATTAGACTTTTAAAAACTAGATTAAGTTGTGATAACTGGGCAAACATTTGTTTCCAGTTGGGACTGACAATTTGTTGCTTACCTAACTTTCCAtatgaaaacaaccaaaaaagTTCTGTTCCTGCCATGAaagataaaaatgtcaaatggtGATCATACATGCTTTAAGCACATAGAGTATGTAGAGCTGGTCCTGACCCAGTATTTACTATCCACCAGGTGAGTCGGCTAGACTGCATTGTTGACCtctattcaaacaaacacaacaatctaTCAAAGTGTGAGAAGATcacagatttgtgtgtgtgtgcgtgtgactgaCTGGCGgtgtgtacaagtgtgtgtgtgtgagagtgtgactgactggctggcagtgcgtgtgtgtgctcactATTTAATATGCtagtctgtctgtgtcagcagcagtgtgtatGTCCAGCagcgtgtgggtgtgtctgtgtgtgggattGAGTTCACAGGCTAGACTGGTCGACCTATATTACCAGCACCGCTGCTGCTACTACTAACATGGACACTGATCGACAGTGTAGCCTGTAATCCTCACTCACTATCCTCACACTGCAAACCCCCGCAACACACCCTGCTTATTTAGAGACTGGAGGAACTGATAGGCGTTAGGTAGAGCTAATAATACCATGTGGCCTAATGTCAGAAGCCTTTGTAGGGCAACTACCTTAACTGGTAATTAAACTATGACCCTTAAGCATAACCTACTTCTAATTTAAGCCTTGCAGGGAGTCTGTGTATACTCAAGATGCAGCCTTATTTCAGTGTATTATTATGACAACTTATAAATGCTTGCATTATCACACCTTCACATCCTTTATTAACCCCCGCCTTGTGATGTACCAGAAGTACAGTACCTTTCAGTTCGAGGAGAACCCCTCCCATCAATGTAACCttacattttgtctttgtttctacAACACATCATTATATTGACACCCTAAGGAGCTAATCGATTTCCAACGGGAGGCAGCACCCCAAAGGACGAACCAATCTCATAAGACTTAAAATGAGTTGGGTGCAGATACCCCACAGTCCCCACTGCATAACAgaacacattttcacagatttctgtCTGGACAGGTTCATTTTTATCTTGATTGTTGTCCCATAGGATAA harbors:
- the commd5 gene encoding COMM domain-containing protein 5, which gives rise to MASRDTSFLGGRIPPEIESMSKSLKDVDHETFRRILKAVVSALEGKDSRDVMKAIAESSTVPQERLSHIIAGMYRVLSEAIRIPTASLKQEAFKDDLRELRIPEDFITDFSSVVFGNRRAALEAATSQNDPHLPTIENFKWRVDVAISTSSLSRALQPSVLMQMKLSDGSLSRFEVPVSKFQDLRYNVALILKEMNNLEKRSILQIQD